The following nucleotide sequence is from Pelomicrobium methylotrophicum.
GCCCGATATTTCTCCAGCTCCTTGAGGCGGCTGTCGATGGCCGTGAGCGGCACGTGTCGCGAGTTGGGAATGTGGCCCGCGCGATATTCGCCTTCGTCGCGCACGTCCAACACCACCGCATCGCGCTGGTTGATGAGCCGGGTCGCCTCCAGCGTCCCCACTTGGGGAATGCCGAGGATCTTCGGGCCGAGAAACGACCACGCCAGCATGCCGCCGCTCACCACCGCGATCAGCACAAGCCAAATGTTGTCCTGGATAAACTCCATGCCGGTCTGCGTCCCCCGCTTTGCGTCATTGCCTGGCGCGCCCAATTCTACCAAAGGGCCCCGGGCTTCGCCCGCCGCGCTGAAGGCGGCCCAGCGCTCTTTCACCACGAGGAGGAATCACGGCCGGGGATCAGGCTGTTCCTTTTTCCTCGACGCGGCGGTAATGGACCGCGTAGTAAAGCACCGGGATCACGACCAGGGTGAGCAGGGTGGAGACGAAGATGCCGAAGATGAGCGAGATCGCCAGGCCGTTGAAGATGGGATCGTCCAGGATGAAGAACGCTCCCGCCATGGCCGCCACGGCGGTGAGCACGATGGGACGCGCGCGGGTGGCGCTGGAGGCCACCACCGCCGCCTGGAACGGGACGCCGCGCTCAAGCTGTAGCCGCACGAAGTCCACCAGCAGGATGGAGTTGCGCACGATAATGCCAGCGAG
It contains:
- a CDS encoding rhodanese-like domain-containing protein, with translation MEFIQDNIWLVLIAVVSGGMLAWSFLGPKILGIPQVGTLEATRLINQRDAVVLDVRDEGEYRAGHIPNSRHVPLTAIDSRLKELEKYRARPILVICRTGNRSGAAANLLRKRGFQEVWVLRGGLVAWEQANLPVERG